The proteins below come from a single Asterias rubens chromosome 9, eAstRub1.3, whole genome shotgun sequence genomic window:
- the LOC117294502 gene encoding uncharacterized protein LOC117294502, with protein sequence MSDNSQENTSKKRRGPYAFSLSKGNMSGDCRRSTPRVTKWRMNSRYGGEQRNSSTTTSSDDLGLGLQSGWSYNIDEVPTDDLTAGVGPVMFQPQTCHACQNVGAVGLTLTSGQQHGQDDHQSQSGNEHDECASSSNDLTMLTEHVESQSRSATDSDSHDSDSDTAQVQIMQVSQPTATNKVNSMEVEESLTDWIDWRYAPKQGGEADTRYESDDMADEQDEHDEWYDATGHDEWYAAHDELYDATAHDELNNDTDNLSEHDTSTGTEESTVSDDDCLYPGAPITVAESMLLILSLVLRHSLTGSCLVDILTLISLHCQQPNLCTTSLHLFRKYFSNLSMPLKFHKFCGNCYYIIENVSDKCPNCSTVFSTGTNAISHFIEIPLLTQLEALFKQQDFCERIKHRFNRKKKVHENIEDIYDGYVYKGLSSPGNFLDDKHNISFMWYTDGIPLFKSSRFGIWPLYFAINELPPQKRMLKENMLIAGIWYGESKPCMGTFLKPFHSSLKKLYNGIVVDNYDNEQINVHGILLCGTCDMPAKCIVLNMTQFNGLHGCPRCTQPGEVISVGRGHARVFPVNVNDFDGPKRTHKQTVEAAKEAFQSKTKVVGIKGPSWFLNQMPDIIHGTAIDWMHQVLLGIVRRFLFLWFDGSHSTEPYSISNLVDIVDSRLRKIKPPNFISRVPRSIKQHCKYWKASECRSWLLYYSLPVLHGLLADVYYQHYLLLVEAIYLLNGDSISFDTVNHCEQVLRHFCMMHGTLYSPKQMTSNIHQLLHLCDVVRDLGPLWVYSCFTFESLNGDLLSLFHGTQKVDIQIANNICTLLKLPFLSRKLKVGTTIEKFYKSMKNKSSHGITGERICDGFHTLGIFKSYCLNRKEKDALRLLLGCFNFGILHKGFAFSRILKHNTVICSKQFTLPLRRNSFTVCFMHNNEEHYGQVTKYVKFPSDCTCDNNCSCTMYIAFIEMIKVISYKISTDDITSAAVEHIIPCKRNDTILVAIPVDAICSLCVFMDFEDNDTLYVAKCPNTVEGD encoded by the exons ATGAGCGACAATTCTCAAGAAAACACGTCAAAGAAAAGGAGAGGACCTTATGCGTTTTCTCTTTCAAAAGGGAACATGTCTGGAGATTGCAGAAGGTCGACGCCACGAGTAACAAAATGGCGTATGAACTCAAGATACGGCGGGGAGCAAAGGAACagtagtactactactagtagTGATGACTTAGGCCTAGGCCTTCAGTCAGGATGGTCATATAACATAGATGAGGTGCCCACAGATGACTTGACTGCTGGTGTTGGACCTGTAATGTTCCAGCCTCAAACTTGTCATGCTTGTCAAAATGTTGGAGCAGTAGGGCTAACGTTAACTTCCGGCCAACAACATGGCCAAGATGATCACCAATCTCAATCGGGAAATGAGCATGATGAGTGTGCATCGAGCTCGAATGACTTGACCATGTTGACTGAGCATGTCGAGTCTCAGAGTCGGAGTGCGACTGACAGTGATAGTcatgacagtgacagtgacacgG CACAAGTGCAGATTATGCAAGTTTCACAACCAACTGCTACAAACAAAGTTAACTCCATGGAAGTTGAAGAATCACTGACAGACTGGATAGACTGGCGGTATGCACCAAAACAAGGTGGAGAAGCGGACACACGGTATGAATCTGATGACATGGCTGATGAACAAGATGAACATGATGAATGGTATGATGCTACAGGACATGATGAATGGTATGCAGCACATGATGAGTTGTATGATGCTACAGCACATGATGAATTGAACAATGACACTGACAATTTATCAGAACATGACACCTCTACTGGTACTGAAGAAAGTACAGTTTCAGATGATGATTGTTTGTATCCAGGTGCACCGATCACAGTGGCAGAAAGCATGCTGCTAATACTTTCCCTTGTTTTGAGACACAGTTTGACTGGAAGTTGCTTAGTTGATATATTAACACTTATATCTCTCCACTGTCAACAGCCAAATTTATGTACAACATCACTCCATCTTTTCCgcaagtatttttcaaacttgtcCATGCCACTTAAATTTCACAAGTTTTGTGgtaattgttattatataaTTGAAAACGTCTCGGATAAATGTCCTAACTGCAGCACTGTATTTTCAACTGGTACAAATGCAATATCTCATTTCATTGAAATTCCACTGTTAACACAGCTTGAAGCTCTTTTTAAACAACAAGATTTTTGTGAAAGGATCAAGCACAGATTTAACAGAAAAAAGAAAGTTCATGAAAATATAGAGGATATTTATGATGGTTATGTTTATAAAGGACTGTCATCTCCAGGTAATTTTCTGGATGATAAACATAATATTTCTTTCATGTGGTATACTGATGGTATTccactttttaaatcttctcgTTTCGGTATTTGGCCTCTGTATTTTGCAATTAATGAATTACCACCCCAAAAACGAATGCTGAAAGAAAATATGTTAATAGCTGGTATATGGTATGGTGAGTCAAAACCATGCATGGGCACATTCCTAAAACCATTTCACTCATCTCTAAAAAAACTTTACAATGGAATTGTTGTAGATAATTACGACAATGAACAAATTAACGTTCATGGAATTCTCTTATGTGGTACATGCGATATGCCTGCAAAGTGTATAGTGCTTAATATGACCCAGTTTAACGGTTTACATGGTTGTCCTAGATGTACCCAACCAGGAGAAGTTATAAGTGTGGGTCGTGGGCATGCTAGAGTATTTCCTGTTAATGTCAATGATTTTGATGGCCCCAAaagaacacacaaacaaacagtgGAAGCAGCAAAAGAAGCttttcaaagtaaaacaaaagttgtAGGCATTAAAGGGCCCTCATGGTTTTTGAATCAAATGCCTGACATAATACATGGGACTGCAATAGATTGGATGCATCAAGTTTTATTAGGAATAGTTAGAAGGTTTTTATTTCTGTGGTTTGATGGAAGCCATTCAACTGAACCATATTCTATTTCCAATCTGGTTGATATCGTTGATTCCCGACTAAGAAAAATTAAACCaccaaattttatttcaagagtgCCAAGAAGTATAAAACAGCACTGTAAATATTGGAAAGCGTCAGAATGTAGATCGTGGTTATTGTATTATTCATTGCCAGTGTTACATGGTCTATTGGCAGATGTCTACTACCAACATTATTTGCTGTTAGTTGAAGCTATTTACTTGTTGAATGGAGATTCAATCTCATTTGACACTGTAAATCACTGTGAGCAAGTGCTTAGACATTTTTGTATGATGCATGGCACTCTTTACTCGCCTAAACAGATGACATCAAATATACATCAATTATTACATTTATGTGATGTTGTTCGGGACCTAGGACCTTTGTGGGTTTACTCATGTTTTACCTTTGAATCGCTGAATGGTGATTTGCTGTCACTTTTTCATGGTACTCAAAAAGTTGATATACAAATAGCAAATAACATCTGTACATTATTGAAATTGCCCTTTCTGTCAAGAAAGCTCAAGGTTGGGACAACTATTGAAAAGTTTTATAAATCCATGAAAAATAAGTCTTCACATGGGATTACTGGTGAAAGAATATGTGACGGTTTTCATACACTCGGAATATTTAAAAGCTATTGTTTGAACCGGAAAGAGAAGGATGCTTTAAGACTATTGTTGGGTTGTTTCAATTTTGGAATTCTGCATAAAGGTTTTGCATTTTCTCgtattttaaaacataacaCAGTCATATGTTCAAAACAGTTCACTCTACCACTCCGTAGGAATTCCTTTACAGTATGTTTTATGCACAATAATGAAGAGCATTATGGCCAAGTGACAAAATATGTAAAATTTCCTTCAGATTGCACATGTGACAATAACTGCTCATGTACTATGTATATTGCTTTTATTGAAATGATCAAAGTAATATCTTACAAAATATCTACAGATGATATTACTTCTGCTGCTGTAGAACACATCATCCCATGTAAAAGGAATGACACAATACTTGTAGCAATACCAGTAGACGCCATTTGCAGCTTATGTGTTTTTATGgactttgaagataatgatacatTATATGTAGCCAAATGTCCTAATACTGTCGAAGgtgattaa